A genomic window from Desertibacillus haloalkaliphilus includes:
- the cdr gene encoding CoA-disulfide reductase yields MNHKKIVIVGGVAGGATAAARLRRIDEKSTIVMFEKGEYISFANCGLPYYIGETITDREKLLVQTVEGMSKKFNLDIRNLSEVVRIDRENKTVIVNDLQSGTTYEETYDELILSPGARPIVPPIPGLNEAKSTFTLRNIPDTDKIKAYVDHEKPQRAVIVGGGFIGLEMAENLYDRGIDVTIIEMADQVMAPLDYEMVASIHAHLEEKGVQLILRDGVNSFADEGSKVITQNGKEIETDMIILSIGVRPENELAVNAGLDVGERGGIQVNEYLQTSDPHIYAIGDVVEVKDYVNNQPTMIPLAWPANRQGRIVADNIYGKQVTYKGTLGTSIAKVLDYTVATTGNNEKTLKRLGIPYEVVHLHPGSHAGYYPGAAPIALKLIFDKETGDIYGAQAVGTTGIDKRIDVIATATKAGLTVMDLADLELAYAPPYSSAKDPVNTAGYAATNIVDGVIETVQWHEIDEVVTSGGTLVDVRNPIELEMGYIEGAINIPLDDLRDRLAELPQGETIYVNCQVGLRGYLASRILQENGFEVKNLDGGWKTYSAAFYKNQQDCNIKTDDSGVAKVERKEMIDQKADVKIDASGLQCPGPIMSVVKAVKEMETGQILEVSATDANFVRDLPAWCEKNGHVLLEQQTNHKTIKAYIKKQ; encoded by the coding sequence ATGAATCATAAGAAAATTGTCATCGTCGGTGGCGTTGCCGGTGGGGCGACTGCAGCAGCACGTTTAAGAAGAATAGATGAAAAATCAACAATTGTAATGTTTGAAAAAGGTGAATATATTTCATTTGCCAACTGTGGTTTGCCATACTACATTGGTGAGACGATCACCGACCGAGAAAAGTTATTGGTGCAAACCGTTGAAGGAATGTCAAAAAAGTTTAACTTAGATATTCGTAACTTAAGTGAAGTGGTTCGTATTGATCGAGAGAATAAAACGGTCATTGTCAACGATTTACAGTCAGGGACGACCTATGAAGAAACCTATGATGAGTTAATCTTATCCCCTGGTGCACGTCCAATTGTTCCACCTATTCCGGGGTTAAATGAGGCAAAGTCAACCTTTACATTACGAAACATTCCGGATACAGACAAGATCAAGGCCTATGTCGATCATGAAAAACCGCAACGAGCTGTAATTGTTGGTGGTGGATTTATTGGACTAGAGATGGCCGAAAATTTATATGATCGTGGGATCGACGTGACGATCATTGAAATGGCTGATCAAGTGATGGCGCCCCTTGATTATGAAATGGTAGCATCCATCCATGCCCACTTGGAAGAAAAGGGTGTACAGCTTATTTTACGTGATGGCGTAAACTCGTTTGCCGATGAAGGAAGTAAAGTCATCACTCAAAATGGAAAAGAAATTGAAACGGATATGATTATTCTATCGATTGGTGTTCGTCCTGAAAATGAGTTAGCGGTAAATGCAGGGCTAGATGTCGGTGAACGTGGCGGCATTCAGGTGAACGAATATTTACAAACAAGCGACCCTCATATTTACGCGATTGGTGATGTCGTTGAAGTTAAAGATTATGTCAATAACCAACCTACAATGATCCCCCTAGCATGGCCAGCCAATCGACAAGGGCGGATTGTGGCCGATAACATTTATGGGAAGCAAGTAACCTATAAAGGCACGCTCGGCACATCGATTGCTAAAGTGCTTGATTATACAGTCGCAACAACAGGAAATAACGAAAAAACGTTAAAACGCTTAGGTATTCCTTATGAGGTTGTTCATTTACACCCTGGTTCACATGCTGGCTACTATCCTGGTGCAGCCCCAATCGCGCTAAAACTTATTTTTGATAAAGAAACGGGTGACATTTACGGCGCACAGGCAGTAGGGACAACTGGGATTGATAAGCGTATTGATGTGATCGCAACAGCCACTAAAGCAGGATTAACTGTCATGGATCTTGCAGACCTAGAGCTAGCCTATGCTCCTCCATATTCTTCAGCAAAGGATCCTGTCAATACGGCTGGATATGCAGCTACGAACATTGTCGATGGTGTAATTGAAACCGTTCAGTGGCACGAAATTGATGAGGTTGTTACAAGCGGTGGGACATTAGTTGATGTGCGTAATCCAATTGAATTAGAGATGGGCTATATCGAAGGTGCCATCAATATTCCTCTTGATGATTTACGAGATCGATTAGCTGAACTTCCGCAAGGAGAAACGATTTATGTCAACTGTCAAGTAGGGTTACGTGGTTATTTAGCGTCACGTATTTTACAAGAGAATGGCTTTGAGGTGAAGAATCTAGACGGCGGTTGGAAAACTTACTCAGCGGCGTTTTATAAAAACCAACAAGATTGCAACATCAAAACCGATGATTCAGGTGTTGCCAAGGTCGAACGTAAGGAAATGATTGACCAAAAGGCAGACGTGAAAATTGATGCAAGTGGGTTGCAATGTCCTGGACCGATTATGAGTGTAGTAAAAGCTGTAAAAGAGATGGAAACAGGTCAAATCCTTGAAGTATCGGCCACAGATGCTAATTTTGTACGTGATTTACCTGCATGGTGCGAAAAGAATGGTCATGTCTTACTTGAGCAACAAACGAATCATAAGACGATTAAGGCCTATATTAAAAAGCAATAA